One region of Xyrauchen texanus isolate HMW12.3.18 chromosome 11, RBS_HiC_50CHRs, whole genome shotgun sequence genomic DNA includes:
- the grhprb gene encoding glyoxylate reductase/hydroxypyruvate reductase b, translating into MWCSRAALGRLRRIGTEIAPRTVTGFHRAMSTLPKVYVTRKVPPVGLEILRKSGQVQFEMWDSDDPVPRQELLKKVKGCAGILCVLTEKIDAELLDAAGPNLKVLSTMSVGFDHLSLDELKKREISVGYTPDVLTDAVAELTVALLLTTSRRLIEATHEAKTGGWGTWRTLWLCGHELANSTVGILGLGRIGVAIAERLKPFKVKKFIYTDVEPRPELADMIQADYVSLDELAKQSDFLAICCALTPETQGICNKNLFTKMKKNSIFINTSRGGVVNQEDLYEALSTGLIAGAGLDVTTPEPLPTNHPLFTLKNCVILPHIASASYTTRNAMSALAANNLLAGLRGEPMPKELKL; encoded by the exons ATGTGGTGTAGCAGAGCAGCGCTCGGGAGATTGCGGAGGATCGGTACTGAAATCGCTCCGCGTACCGTTACCGGATTTCATCGCGCGATGTCCACGTTACCGAAAGTGTATGTGACGCGCAAGGTGCCGCCGGTCGGACTGGAGATTCTCCGCAAATCCGGACA GGTGCAGTTTGAGATGTGGGATTCTGATGACCCTGTGCCCCGACAGGAGCTGCTGAAAAAGGTCAAAGGTTGCGCTGGAATACTGTGTGTACTCACAGAGAAGATTGATGCAGAACTACTAGATGCTGCAG GTCCAAATTTGAAAGTCCTCAGCACTATGTCAGTGGGCTTTGATCATCTTTCTTTGGATGAACTTAAGAAAAG gGAAATCAGCGTAGGCTATACTCCGGATGTTCTTACAGATGCTGTTGCTGAACTGACAGTTGCCCTGTTACTCACTACATCAAGAAGACTCATTGAGGCTACCCACGAGGCAAAAAC GGGTGGCTGGGGAACATGGAGAACCTTATGGCTGTGTGGTCATGAACTAGCAAACAGCACAGTCGGCATCTTGGGACTAGGGAGGATTG gCGTGGCTATTGCAGAGCGCCTAAAGCCGTTTAAGGTGAAGAAGTTCATCTACACAGATGTAGAGCCAAGACCTGAGCTCGCAGACATGATACAGGCAGACTATG TCTCTTTAGATGAGCTGGCAAAGCAGTCTGATTTCCTGGCAATATGCTGTGCTCTGACTCCAGAAACTCAAGGGATCTGCAATAAAAACCTCTTCACCAAGATGAAGAAAAACTCCATCTTTATCAACACAAGCAG AGGGGGAGTGGTTAATCAAGAGGATCTGTATGAAGCCCTGTCCACTGGTCTGATCGCTGGAGCTGGGCTGGATGTCACCACACCTGAACCGCTGCCCACAAACCATCCTCTTTTCACTCTCAAAAACTGCG TGATTCTTCCCCACATTGCCAGTGCTTCCTATACCACACGGAACGCCATGTCTGCTCTCGCTGCCAACAACCTGCTGGCTGGACTCAGGGGAGAACCTATGCCTAAAGAACTTAAGCTCTAG
- the LOC127651677 gene encoding zinc finger and BTB domain-containing protein 5, with protein sequence MDFPGHFEQIFKQLNYQRQHGQLCDCVIMVGSRHFKAHRAVLSACSTHFRALFTAAEGDASTRMIHLDSEVVTAEAFAALMDMMYTSTLMLGESNVMDVLLAASHLHLNAVVKACKHYLTTRTLPMSPPVERGSQHHSEQQQVASAANSHFQRSFLLQQLGLSLVSSALGGAEDGATGTGRRTGSACGNALVDQRGSHPTRRFMKRKQPLSLIAPERARQRLSSQVEGIVGDGEGREGGEELLSPDSHSKMAEEIVAGEDGGLLKQDDYRRGLTHKDMQLPSQSDGGMGSGAENMLLLPHKEEYSDGMKIKSGGEEEEEQHMQVVVKSEPLSSPEDETSDVTSQAEGSDQVETVVEKLELSPEGSERSFSDPHPSSELLIKGSKGLGAGGEALFCSDALESSSGLHISSFLSPKSFVSRATSSNLATSVDNVPNTTTGEFQTDHDPAHFFLPAVSVNTASSSSMHLLPGESQVCSDLQPESLLLRPLHDGIASSSSLATSHTGAVEQLALEFQRNILGLQTFSRSTRGGAGACHAYRRIAPKVPLGSASMHTDGSQQQDTASSSTSSTMLLNGVNFEGSVSVGQNSGNSNLNPLPQLTRASADVLSKCKKALSEHNVLVVEGARKYACKICCKTFLTLTDCKKHIRVHTGERPYACLKCGKRFSQSSHLYKHSKTTCLRWQNIEMANALL encoded by the exons ATGGATTTCCCAGGGCACTTTGAACAGATCTTCAAGCAGCTGAACTACCAGCGGCAGCATGGACAGTTATGTGACTGTGTGATCATGGTGGGCAGCCGTCACTTTAAGGCCCACCGAGCCGTGCTTTCTGCCTGCAGCACACATTTCAGAGCCCTTTTTACTGCTGCAGAGGGAGACGCTAGCACGAGAATGATCCACCTGGACTCTGAGGTGGTGACGGCTGAAGCATTTGCTGCTCTCATGGACATGATGTACACATCAACGCTGATGCTAGGGGAGAGTAACGTGATGGATGTTTTGTTGGCTGCTTCTCACCTGCATCTAAACGCTGTTGTGAAAGCCTGCAAGCACTATCTAACAACTCGCACTCTTCCCATGTCTCCTCCAGTAGAGCGTGGTAGCCAGCATCACTCCGAGCAGCAACAAGTAGCAAGTGCCGCTAACTCTCACTTCCAGCGCTCATTTCTGCTGCAGCAACTTGGCCTGAGCCTGGTCAGCTCTGCTCTGGGTGGGGCTGAAGATGGGGCTACAGGGACCGGGAGGAGAACAGGTTCAGCATGTGGGAACGCGTTAGTAGATCAGCGTGGTTCTCACCCGACACGTCGTTTCATGAAGCGCAAACAGCCCTTGTCTCTGATTGCCCCAGAACGGGCGAGGCAGCGCCTCTCCTCGCAGGTAGAGGGGATTGTGGGGGATGGAGAAGGCAGAGAGGGTGGAGAGGAGCTTCTTTCACCAGACTCTCACAGTAAAATGGCGGAGGAGATCGTCGCTGGGGAAGATGGAGGTTTACTAAAGCAAGATGACTACCGAAGGGGCTTGACCCACAAAGACATGCAGCTTCCCAGCCAATCGGATGGGGGCATGGGATCCGGAGCAGAAAACATGTTGCTGTTGCCACATAAAGAGGAGTACAGTGATGGAATGAAGATCAAGAGTGGAGGTGAGGAAGAAGAGGAGCAACATATGCAGGTTGTGGTGAAGAGTGAACCACTGAGTTCTCCTGAGGATGAAACTAGCGATGTTACTTCCCAGGCAGAAGGGAGTGACCAg GTGGAGACAGTTGTAGAAAAGCTGGAGCTGAGTCCGGAGGGCAGTGAGCGCAGCTTCTCCGATCCCCATCCCAGCTCCGAACTACTGATTAAAGGAAGCAAGGGATTAGGAGCAGGAGGAGAGGCACTGTTCTGCAGTGATGCTTTGGAGTCCTCCTCTGGATTGCATATCTCTAGTTTCCTGAGCCCAAAGAGCTTTGTTAGCAGAGCGACATCATCTAACCTTGCCACAAGTGTTGACAACGTTCCCAACACTACAACTGGTGAGTTTCAAACTGACCACGATCCTGCTCACTTTTTCCTACCAGCTGTTTCCGTCAACACTGCTTCTTCCTCCTCAATGCACCTGCTCCCAGGGGAGTCACAGGTCTGCTCCGACCTGCAACCAGAGTCGCTCCTGCTGCGGCCACTGCATGATGGAATAGCATCATCCTCTTCGTTGGCAACATCTCACACTGGTGCTGTAGAACAGCTGGCGCTGGAGTTCCAACGCAACATTTTGGGGTTGCAGACGTTTTCTCGTTCAACCAGGGGTGGTGCTGGAGCGTGCCACGCATACCGACGCATTGCTCCCAAAGTTCCTTTGGGTAGTGCTTCAATGCACACAGATGGTTCACAGCAACAAGACACAGCCTCCTCGTCTACTTCCTCCACAATGCTTCTAAATGGGGTCAACTTTGAGGGCTCTGTTTCTGTAGGTCAAAACAGTGGCAACTCAAACTTGAACCCGCTCCCCCAGCTGACAAGAGCCTCTGCAGATGTTCTGTCGAAGTGTAAGAAGGCACTTTCAGAGCACAACGTGCTGGTCGTGGAAGGTGCCAGGAAGTATGCCTGCAAGATCTGCTGTAAGACTTTTCTCACTCTGACTGACTGCAAGAAGCACATCAGAGTTCATACGGGAGAGCGACCATATGCCTGTCTGAAATGTGGCAAGCGCTTTAGTCAGTCCAGTCACTTGTACAAGCACTCAAAAACAACCTGCTTACGATGGCAGAACATTGAAATGGCTAATGCCCTGCTCTGA